The genome window GGTCCGTTGTTCACACCAGAAGAGTCGAAGGAAGTCGACGCCCTGCTAAAAGTCTGGATATACCCAGTCTATGGTCAGCAGGCGGACTTGTGCGCAGCTGACGCCTTGCATGAAGGGCAAAGACCAAATCAAACGCCTTTTGGTAGCGAAGGCGTCTTTCCTCCCAAACCCTTCGTCCAGGCGCCTTTGTACTTTGAGAATTCGGCGCAGAGCTGCAATGTCACTGGGCTCAATTGGGGAGTATTCACCAAGTGGGTGGGCGCCTATCGAAACATCTCGCCATCGGAGTCGTCTTCTTTACCAGTGTTTTACTTTCCTCCGCCGAGCTTTGAATCTGCCTCTCCACCACCGTCTTCGAGTATACATCTTGCATCGAGCGAATATACTGCAGTCGAAGGACAAGCTTCCCACATCCCAACCTACATCGTCGGTATCGGCGGTGGCCCTTCGAGCGGCAAGTCAACACTAGCCTTACATCTTAGCTACGTGTTCAAAAAGCTTGGACAGAACAGCAGAGTCTTCACAATTTCGCAAGACGCCTATATCCTCCCTCCTGCAGATTGTCCACAAATAACTCTGCGAAGTGGGAAGCGTGTTGTCCACACAAACTGCTTATTTTCAGTTGACTGGGAAGAGATGATCAAAGACGTCAATAAGTTGAAAGCAGGCAACTATAGTTTCCTGTCAGGTCGGATAAGGGAGACATATGCCACTGCAAAGGGTCGCCGTATTCGCTGCCCGCACCTGAGAGCAGGGGATGTCACTGACCTTGTTCGTCTAAGGGAGGCCACTCTCTCCACTGCGGCCAAATCAGGTCGTCAGAGCTTCTGGCTAGCTCAATTTTGCTACAAAACACTCACAGACTACCCGGACAACCAAGAGATCTCGACATCCTTGCCATCACAGCTGATCCTGATCGAAGGCCCTCTCATGAACGCTGTTTGCCCTACAGCCTTGCCGCCTCAACAGTCGGGATTTGGAATTTTCCGCAGCGATACGCAGCAGAAGGCCTAGGAAGCTTTACGAAATATAATTGACCTCAACTTGTGTCCCAACGTTTCAGAGCGAACTGCAAGAACTTGGGCATCAGATCGGCAGGAGCAGTACAGTTAGTACCAAGGTATGCCTATGCCTCGCTTTGTCGCAGAGGGCCTCACTGAGGAATACTTTGACGAAGTCGCCTGGTAAGAACACCGCCAATAGTGACGAAAGAAATGTGGATAGAATGGCTCATGATACGATAGGCCGGCCTACAAGGCGTACCACTCTCACCATGAGCCTGAAGATGATGGCTCCAGGCCCGCGACATACAGGGAGCTCTTGAGATGGGCTATGGACCAAATCTTCAGGGTGAATGGGGTTGTTGGACATCCATACCGGAATGGTCAAGGAGACCAGCAAAGCCAAGGACGAGAGCAAACTAATGAGCTACTCGAGGCAGATGGGATATTGTCAGGGGGAATTGACTAGACGAGAGGGTGGAAGAGACAACTTGTCACCGAGGCTTGGTCATGGGGCCACTTCATATTGAGTTCTCGCAGTCAGTCAGGACCCTTCTTTTTGTAGGTGGCTTCTCTTTGGTCTGGGGACACGGAGTACATTCCAACAGAGACGCAGCTTTTGAAGCATTATCAACCAAGGACTCTCCTTCTTTGCTTGATTCGTTGTCAACTACGCTCTTTTCCAGAATCGAAGCTGGAAGTATTGGGGCTCGACTCTACCGAAGAGTTGCTTCCATGGAGGGCCTCCATTCTGACTGCCGACGAGACGGGTGTCTGAAGAACGTATAAATCCCCTTCGTCGAGTGCAAAGATCGCCATGGATCGATCACGAGCATCAAAACAGGATGGACCTCGACGATGTTCAAGAAGCACCTTCAATTAGCTAGTGGTATCGCAACGTGGAGTTATGTGCCTGTCCCCACGTCTCTCTATGGTTTCGAACCGTCGGTTGggggaaaagaagaagaagaagagaataaTACAGTCTAGACCTGATCTATTTTTGTGTGTTTGATCCTTTCCGCGCCCGCCCAACCGGCAGTCTGGGATGTTGTTGAGCATACAGCTAATGCTCCGTAAGTGACGCATTCCCTCGACGGGGTCCCTCGACGCATTCCCTCCACAATGACCCGTTTTCCTTCCAAGTTTTTGTATTGAATACTTGCCATGATTTTTTTGGTTGGCTCTCAGAAGAGCAGGATAGGAGGAGTACCATTTCCGAGATCATCGTAAAGTTGGGGATGCTCGAAGTAATCGTCCCAGCGCCTCGGCAGCCTGCTGTCTCCAAACCTCTTCACGAACGTCGTTGAGCTCAGGATCATCCTCCACCACCAACACCCCTAGTCGCCTCTGCTACGCGGGTTTCCATGCTGGGGGTGGTGTCATCACCGTCGATGACCCAGAAGGCGAAGAATACCCAGGTCCGCCTGGAATGACCAGCGGGGGCGTCACAGGGCGAGTACGCAGGGGACAAAAGCATAAATCTTGGCCAGCGGCGTTGCGGCAATGCGGGAAATGGTCCGTAGTCTGATTATGGGGATCGCTGGGATTATCGACACGCCACGGACAATTGCAGTAGTCTGTTTCCAAATGGTTGGGACATTCAGACTTGTGAAGTTGCCGTCGATTGGACTCGAGATTGCTAGGCAAACCCACTGGAGGCCTGGACGTGATCGCGGAAGGCGTTTGGAACGCAGCCATAGGCATGATGGAAGCCGAAGCAGCCAACCGATCACTCTGAGGAGATGATTTGGGCTCCTAGTACCGGCTGCCACGGTCGTCGGAACGGAAACGGCGGCCGCCGTCAGGACGAGAACCACCAAAGTTTCCACGGTCGCCCTGGCGATAGGGGCCGCTCTCATTAATTCCCGGCAGATACCTGTCGCTGACCATGCGGGGGCCGCGACGGCCGTTGCCACCATTGCGTCTACCACCGCGGCCTGGAGGAGGAGGTCCCCTCGGCGGCGGCCCTCCGCCGGCCATTTGTCGACGACGCTCAGCCTCTCTGTGTGGGGGTCGGATGCCGACAAAGTTCTCATGGCCACGGTCAACAAATTTGTCGCCCTCTTCGAAGATGTAGCGGTTGATCTCAGTCTCCGGGCCCATGTCTCTATCAACATCTTTGGTGTAGTAAGAACGCATGTTTCGCAGTCGTCTGCTGACAAGATCATCTGAGACGGCCTGGAAGGATACCGGAGGGTGGGCTCGCGTGGTTTGTACAGGGCCTCCAGGAAAGTTTTCTATCAGTCGTGGAGGTCTGGGACCAGGACCACGCTGGGAGTCTCCTCTGGGGCCTAGGGGAGCTCCTTCAAATCCTCGACCGCCACGAGGACCGAGAGGAATGGCGTTGACGTCCTTAACAGCTGGGCCTGCAGGTGCACCCCTAGTTGGCTCAGCCGGTGTTACGCCATTACCAGAGACCAGGCGAGCGGTGACATATCCATCGTCTTCGATGTCGTAACGCACTGCGAATCGAGCGCTTCTGTTGGATTTTCCTTCAGCCTCCTCCTCATGAATCCAATCCCTCACTTTTTCTGGTGGCACAAAGTCCACCGACAGTGGCTTGCGGTTGCTTTCGTCAGGCCAGGTGACGTCATGCAACGCGTTGCGGACACGCGAAGCCAAAGTCGTAGTTCTGAACACTGCAAATGCATGAGATTTGATGGAATCCAGGTATACGTCCTCGACATCGTCTAAGTTGGGTTCTGCGCCAGAAGGAGTTGATAGCTCAACAAGACGGTCATGAACTGTGGACTCCTTCAGTGGTCTCATCAAGTTCTTGATGTAGAGAGCCCTGGTAGCAGGGTGGATAGCTGGCTGCACCGTTCTTTCGTACTCCATGGCGTCATTGTTGTCTGCTGGCGTAATCTCGCGTTGCTCCTGGTCAGTGACCGGACCGTCCGTGGGGTGCTCTTGACCGTGAACTGAAGCCTGTCGATGGTCAGGATCGGCGGCAGAGACTGCGTCCACCTTTCCGTTAAGCTCATCCTGCATCTCCGTGTCTTCTTCGGCGTTTGCTTCTGTCGTCGGCAGGTCCTGTTCGAAAGTGTGGCT of Colletotrichum lupini chromosome 8, complete sequence contains these proteins:
- a CDS encoding SAP domain-containing protein: MNWSKQTVVQLKAELKRRGLATAGLKQELVERLTTSDEAVEEEVQGETQEEAQEEEEEASTEPEPQPAESAEAPTEPTPIDTITEDAADTQTTTAQAAVASPELKPEQSAAEPSTQNTETTIPESIAAANPTPPAPAEIAQDAQKRKRRSQSPAESSESITHKRIKADQDRIEADKADEAPSSESTSVAGIINQVKEGVKDVLKESLEGGSGLLEDVAKEAKDTSKDVEELAESHTFEQDLPTTEANAEEDTEMQDELNGKVDAVSAADPDHRQASVHGQEHPTDGPVTDQEQREITPADNNDAMEYERTVQPAIHPATRALYIKNLMRPLKESTVHDRLVELSTPSGAEPNLDDVEDVYLDSIKSHAFAVFRTTTLASRVRNALHDVTWPDESNRKPLSVDFVPPEKVRDWIHEEEAEGKSNRSARFAVRYDIEDDGYVTARLVSGNGVTPAEPTRGAPAGPAVKDVNAIPLGPRGGRGFEGAPLGPRGDSQRGPGPRPPRLIENFPGGPVQTTRAHPPVSFQAVSDDLVSRRLRNMRSYYTKDVDRDMGPETEINRYIFEEGDKFVDRGHENFVGIRPPHREAERRRQMAGGGPPPRGPPPPGRGGRRNGGNGRRGPRMVSDRYLPGINESGPYRQGDRGNFGGSRPDGGRRFRSDDRGSRY